One segment of Peromyscus leucopus breed LL Stock chromosome 5, UCI_PerLeu_2.1, whole genome shotgun sequence DNA contains the following:
- the LOC114692073 gene encoding histone H3.3A-like yields MAHTKQTARKSTGGKAPRKQLATKAARKSAPSTGGVKKPHRYRPGTVALREIRHYQKSTELLIHKLPFQRLVREIAQDFKTDLRFQSAAIGALQEASEAYLVGLFEDTNLCAIHAKHVTIMPKDTQLARRIRGERA; encoded by the coding sequence ATGGCTCATACAAAGCAGACTGCCCGCAAATCCACCGGTGGTAAAGCACCCAGGAAACAACTGGCTACTAAAGCCGCTCGCAAGAGTGCGCCCTCTACTGGAGGGGTAAAGAAACCTCATCGTTACAGGCCTGGTACTGTGGCACTCCGTGAAATCAGACATTATCAGAAGTCCACTGAACTTCTGATTCACAAGCTCCCCTTCCAGCGTCTGGTGCGAGAAATTGCTCAGGACTTCAAAACAGATCTGCGCTTCCAGAGTGCAGCTATTGGTGCTTTGCAGGAGGCAAGTGAGGCCTATCTGGttggcctttttgaagataccaacCTGTGTGCTATCCATGCCAAACATGTAACAATTATGCCAAAAGATACCCAGCTAGCACGCCGCATACGCGGAGAACGTGCTTAA